From Clavelina lepadiformis chromosome 9, kaClaLepa1.1, whole genome shotgun sequence, the proteins below share one genomic window:
- the LOC143470436 gene encoding uncharacterized protein LOC143470436, which produces MPALLKRGTFTLVLLAATSIFIYHRILKDDAKKFVLRVSSTNFILVDNANANYLPEVPQSWSENEQNENYFQNRFMKMQKNVANCSLWTEDEENSIFTFIPQIRLHPGRFLYPGSYGGPNNQIIGLLQSVFLAIRLNRTLVVPRFSTHFTHGKVQIVPAFQRINIRRLCSLVSCISIAKFHNACKGAMDLVFQARTPELEHMRRFERETNMTILREKAKLPKCNGAVELKLSKDTQSSILAYPNSTYNITNDHWLSGNERAIRAVYNTTTPCALHALSYRSINLVAKGQIAFPLRREAYKNVRLIPDDVLYSAIIDSVHPPQCITVAAEDYIASVIERLDYVAVHWRYNEEDWLKLCGQRSERKMMCDALRKITAEDVAEAVVNNLPPLQQKNANSFEDKSGATLPVYIATPPSLKHFKSKILSHLKHLSSQLKIDLMDLEVFLVQAGLAQCWKNVNWVSRNEIISLTEMEIVRKSKYFFYSIISTWSSNIRPLRSEWAKEGIRKKFEASVFQLAVDVMTKRSQKK; this is translated from the exons ATGCCAGCATTGCTCAAACGCGGTACTTTTACCTTAGTCTTACTAGCCGCtacttctatttttatttatcacCGTATTTTGAAAGATGACGCCAAAAagtttgtacttcgtgtatcgtcaacaaatttcattttggtGGACAATGCGAACGCCAATTATTTACCAGAGGTTCCCCAAAGTTGGTCAGAAAATGAGCAAAATGagaattattttcaaaaccgTTTTATGAAGATGCAAAAGAATGTTGCAAACTGCAGTCTTTGGACAGAAGATGAGGAAAATTCAATCTTTACCTTTATTCCTCAAATACGTTTGCATCCCGGACGATTCTTATATCCCGGTTCCTATGGCGGACCGAATAATCAGATTATCGGTTTGTTGCAGTCAGTTTTCCTCGCCATCCGATTGAACAG GACTTTAGTGGTACCAAGATTCTCAACGCATTTTACTCACGGGAAAGTTCAAATCGTTCCCGCTTTTCAACGAATTAACATCAGACGCCTGTGTTCGTTAGTGAGTTGTATTTCTATCGCAAAGTTCCACAACGCTTGTAAAGGAGCAATGGATCTGGTGTTTCAA GCCAGGACGCCTGAATTAGAACACATGAGAAGATTTGAAAGAGAAACAAACATGACTATTTTACGcgaaaaagcaaaacttcCAAAATGCAATGGAGCTGTTGAGTTGAAGCTGTCCAAAGATACCCAATCAAGCATATTGGCGTACCCGAACTCGACTTATAACATCACCAACGACCATTGGTTAAGCGGAAACGAACGAGCAATTCGTGCTGTTTACAATACAACAACGCCTTGTGCGTTGCACGCATTATCATACCGGTCAATCAATTTGGTGGCAAAAGGTCAAATCGCCTTTCCTTTAAGGAGAGAAGCGTACAAGAACGTTCGACTGATTCCGGATGATGTTCTTTATTCGGCCATAATCGACTCAGTCCATCCACCACAGTGCATCACTGTAGCAGCCGAGGATTACATTGCGTCGGTTATAGAAAGACTGGATTACGTGGCGGTACACTGGAGGTACAATGAAGAAGACTGGCTCAAATTGTGCGGGCAGCGATCTGAGAGGAAGATGATGTGTGACGCATTGAGAAAAATTACGGCAGAAGATGTTGCCGAAGCTGTTGTCAATAACCTGCCACCTTTACAGCAAAAGAATGCAAATAGCTTTGAAGACAAATCTGGTGCTACCTTACCCGTTTATATTGCGACCCCGCCCAGTTTAAAACACTTTAAGTCAAAAATCCTTTCGCATTTAAAACACCTTAGCTCTCAACTTAAAATAGATTTGATGGATTTAGAAGTATTTCTTGTACAAGCTGGTCTTGCCCAGTGCTGGAAAAACGTTAACTGGGTCAGTCGCAACGAAATCATATCGTTAACTGAAATGGAGATTGTTAGAAAGAGCAAGTACTTCTTTTACTCAATCATATCGACCTGGTCAAGCAACATCAGGCCACTGCGGTCAGAATGGGCGAAGGAAGGGATTcgtaaaaagtttgaagcttCCGTCTTTCAACTCGCCGTTGACGTCATGACCAAGAGAAGTCAGAAGAAATGA
- the LOC143470435 gene encoding uncharacterized protein LOC143470435, with the protein MKVRFKKTLKWLKYQIIALSLFSAFMIFIYKRMLNGNVGGVVLHVNAEKFFDNPLLLSEIVGKDNLDNKRLNLKSSLIETYQANQNHVYDNDALNSTKVRQRRSTNCSLWGAYPNQLITSLASQIKLNPKNFLYPGLFGGPNNQLMGLLQSIFVAIRLNRTLVVPKFSTHHYTFGSVQIVPAFQRINIQRLCSFVSCISIDDFRKTCSGFIDVVFQAREVTAEHIRRFERETEMSILRGKSTKLSSNTNGAVNLNLSAGNILVYPNSSLYSITRDHWLSTKDGGVQRVYNSKASCTLHALSYRSVEVLPKGAISFPLFPNAGNVKEIPDDLLYSAVIDSVRLPRCITAAAEDYIRSVISDRDYVALHWRYNKEDWFKSCQRPEKQTMCEALKKVTAEDVAKAIVDNLPPLQIENVGVGLRTRFPVYIATPPGLIKFKREVLEHMKRLNPFLQGISKELDDYLNEAGFAQCWQKAGWVSHDDIVSLIEMEIARKSKYFFYSVISSWSKNIRPLRWEWNDGKINKLYEASIVELITNIKIDPNSKTENSPPLRV; encoded by the exons ATGAAAGTGaggtttaaaaaaacattgaagtGGTTAAAATACCAGATTATTGCTTTATCGCTATTCTCGGcttttatgatatttatttataagcGCATGCTGAATGGCAACGTCGGAGGAGTGGTGTTACACGTCAACGCTGAAAAGTTCTTTGATAATCCGCTCCTTTTGTCTGAGATTGTTGGAAAGGACAATTTGGACAACAAAcgtcttaatttaaaatcttcTTTAATTGAAACATACCAAGCGAACCAGAATCATGTGTATGACAATGACGCTTTAAATTCAACTAAAGTTCGTCAAAGAAGATCGACGAATTGCTCTCTTTGGGGAGCATACCCCAATCAACTAATTACCTCATTAGCTTCTCAGATAAAACTCAATccgaaaaactttttataccCCGGTCTATTCGGTGGCCCGAACAACCAACTGATGGGCTTGCTGCAATCTATTTTCGTCGCAATTCGTCTCAACAG GACCTTAGTGGTGCCAAAGTTCAGCACTCATCACTATACTTTCGGAAGTGTTCAAATCGTTCCGGCTTTCCAACGAATAAACATTCAACGCTTGTGTTCGTTTGTGAGTTGCATTTCCATTGATGATTTCCGTAAAACTTGCAGTGGATTTATAGATGTCGTGTTTCAA GCAAGGGAAGTCACCGCCGAACACATCAGAAGGTTCGAAAGAGAAACAGAGATGAGCATATTGCGTGGAAAATCGACAAAACTTTCTTCAAATACCAACGGTGCAGTCAACTTGAATCTTTCTGCAGGCAACATTCTGGTATATCCAAACTCCAGTTTATACTCCATTACACGCGACCATTGGTTATCCACAAAGGATGGCGGTGTTCAAAGAGTGTACAACTCCAAAGCCTCTTGCACCTTACATGCACTTTCGTATCGTTCAGTCGAGGTGTTGCCAAAAGGGGCGATTTCTTTTCCTTTGTTCCCAAACGCAGGGAATGTTAAAGAGATTCCGGACGATCTGCTATATTCAGCCGTTATTGACTCTGTCCGTCTTCCGCGATGCATCACCGCGGCGGCTGAAGACTATATTAGATCAGTCATCAGTGACAGAGATTACGTTGCCCTTCACTGGAGGTATAATAAAGAAGACTGGTTCAAGTCATGTCAGCGTCCAGAAAAACAGACTATGTGTGaagcattgaaaaaagttacaGCGGAAGACGTGGCCAAAGCCATCGTTGATAACTTGCCGCCTTTGCAAATTGAAAACGTTGGCGTTGGGCTGAGAACGCGTTTTCCGGTTTATATCGCAACTCCTCCCGGTTTGATAAAGTTTAAACGTGAAGTTTTGGAACACATGAAGCGATTGAATCCGTTCCTTCAGGGAATTTCAAAGGAATTGGACGATTATCTAAACGAGGCTGGTTTCGCACAGTGCTGGCAAAAAGCTGGTTGGGTCAGTCACGATGACATTGTATCGTTAATTGAGATGGAGATTGCGAGAAAAAGCAAATACTTCTTCTACTCAGTGATATCAAGCTGGTCAAAAAATATTCGTCCGCTGAGATGGGAATGGAATGATGGTAAGATAAACAAACTGTACGAAGCTTCCATTGTTGaattaattacaaatataaaaattgatCCTAACAGTAAAACGGAAAATTCTCCGCCACTGCGAGTATAA
- the LOC143471361 gene encoding sodium/glucose cotransporter 4-like, with protein MDSSTVSSAVMDTTGSTEPEATPGLEAADFAVIGVYFAFILAVGIWVMCRTDRSNVDGFFLAGRNITWFPIGASLFSSNIGSGSFVGLAGTGAAAGIAVGAFEWNAMLTLFFLGWIFAPVYIAAGVVTMPEYLRKRFGGERIQIYMSVLSLLLYIFTKVSADLFSGAIFVQVALGWNIYLAMIVLLLITALYTVTGGLAAVIYTDTVQTFIMIGGALVMMVLSFIHVGGYEGLETAYFQAIPKIRPANTSCGIPREDSFHVFRDPIDGDLPWPGLTFGLTIIATWYWCTDQVLAQRMLAAKNLTHAKGGCVTAGLLKILPMYMMVMIGMISRTVFPDSVACATADECKKYCGTAVGCSNIAYPKLVLEIMPTGLKGLLLAAMLAALMSSLTSVFNSGSTLFTCDLWQKVRKNASEWELMIVGRIFMLFMVGVSIAWVPIVQTSASGQLFDYIQSITSYLGPPIMVIFAMAIFWARLNEPGAFWALMIGMVAGTTRMIMDFAYGAPLCGEEEYRPAILYKVHYLYFAILLAGLTGISAVVISLLTPPIEKQNLQRLTWYSRFLKPTQKLPPHGEDNQAVVGDNDYDIKVSTEMSAVESNSENHDKSGKGSINDAEKEEETSLLKRAFFLFCGLDKSRKGRPAEKSVIINSIEEDKTRSTIVDVACILMLCVMVFLFAYYA; from the exons atGGATAGTAGCACTGTGTCTTCTGCTGTAATGGATACAACAGGTTCTACAGAACCAGAAGCAACACCAGGCTTGGAAGCAGCCGATTTTGCTGTGATAGGAGTATACTTCGCGTTCATTCTCGCTGTAGGAATTTGG GTGATGTGTCGAACCGACCGCAGTAACGTCGACGGTTTCTTTCTGGCGGGAAGAAACATCACGTGGTTTCCGATCGGAGCTTCCCTTTTCAGCAGCAACATCGGAAGCGGAAGTTTTGTGGGTCTGGCGGGTACTGGTGCAGCAGCTGGGATCGCAGTGGGAGCATTTGAATGGAAC GCGATGTTGACTCTATTCTTTCTTGGATGGATCTTTGCACCTGTCTACATCGCCGCAGGTGTAGTGACCATGCCCGAGTATTTACGTAAGAGATTTGGTGGTGAGAGGATCCAAATATATATGTCGGTGCTTTCACTGCTGCTTTACATCTTCACTAAAGTATCG GCTGATCTCTTTTCTGGCGCCATCTTCGTCCAAGTTGCTTTGGGATGGAACATATACTTGGCGATGATCGTTCTTCTGCTGATAACGGCACTGTACACGGTGACGGGAGGCCTAGCAGCAGTTATATACACAGACACTGTGCAAACTTTTATCATGATTGGAGGAGCACTGGTTATGATGGTGCTAT CGTTCATACATGTTGGTGGATATGAAGGGCTTGAGACCGCCTACTTTCAAGCAATACCAAAGATTCGTCCGGCTAATACGAGCTGCGGAATACCAAGGGAGGATTCATTTCATGTATTTCGAGATCCAATAGATGGAGATCTCCCTTGGCCAGGGTTAACGTTTGGCCTGACAATTATCGCAACGTGGTACTGGTGTACAGACCAG GTTCTTGCTCAACGAATGCTGGCAGCCAAAAACCTGACTCACGCCAAAGGTGGTTGTGTTACTGCAGGTCTCCTAAAAATCCTACCAATGTACATGATGGTTATGATTGGAATGATAAGCAGAACGGTGTTTCCAG ATTCGGTAGCGTGTGCTACGGCTGATGAATGCAAGAAATACTGCGGCACTGCTGTAGGTTGCTCCAATATTGCTTATCCAAAGTTAGTCTTGGAAATTATGCCCACAGGACTCAAAG GTTTGCTTCTGGCTGCTATGTTGGCCGCACTGATGTCATCACTGACGTCAGTTTTTAACAGTGGTTCTACCTTGTTTACATGCGATTTATGGCAAAAAGTCCGCAAGAACGCGTCAGAGTGGGAACTGATGATAGTGGGAAG AATATTCATGCTATTTATGGTTGGTGTCAGCATAGCTTGGGTTCCTATTGTTCAGACTTCAGCAAGCGGACAGCTGTTTGACTACATTCAGTCGATAACAAGCTACTTGGGTCCTCCTATAATGGTCATTTTTGCGATGGCAATCTTTTGGGCAAGACTCAATGAACCA GGTGCTTTTTGGGCACTGATGATTGGTATGGTTGCCGGAACAACAAGAATGATCATGGATTTTGCTTATGGGGCACCACTGTGTGGCGAAGAAGAATACAGACCAGCCATTTTGTACAAA GTGCATTATCTTTACTTTGCCATACTCCTTGCGGGCTTAACTGGAATTTCTGCTGTTGTAATTTCACTGCTGACACCACctattgaaaaacaaaat CTTCAACGACTAACATGGTACTCCAGGTTCCTTAAACCAACTCAAAAATTGCCACCACATGGTGAGGATAACCAAGCAGTCGTAGGTGACAATGATTATGATATTAAAGTCTCCACAGAGATGTCAGCAGTAGAAAGCAACAGTGAGAACCACGACAAATCCGGAAAAGGGTCCATCAACGATGCAGAAAAGGAGGAAG AGACATCACTTCTTAAGAGagctttctttcttttctgcGGCCTTGACAAATCAAGAAAAGGTCGTCCAGCTGAAAAATCAGTTATAATCAATAGTATTGAAGAAGATAAAACTCGTTCTACAATTGTTGATGTTGCTTGTATACTAATGCTTTGTGTAATGGTGTTTCTCTTTGCATACTACGCTTAA
- the LOC143471360 gene encoding sodium/glucose cotransporter 4-like — translation MATTAATESWTATTGSFLPTPNLEAADIAVIAVYFAFILAVGIWAMCRTDRSNVNGFFLAGRSITWFPVGASLFSSNIGSGHFVGLAGTGAAAGIAVGAFEWNAMLTLYFLGWIFAPIYIAAGVVTMPEYLKKRFGGQRIQVYLSVLSLLLYIFTKVSADLFAGAIFIQEALGWNLYVAMIILLAITALYTVTGGLAAVIYTDTAQTFIMIAGAFVMMILSFERIGGYDALEVEYMKAVPSIRPNNTGCGIPRQDSFNVLRDPVTGDLPWPGLTFGLTILATWYWCTDQVIVQRTLAAKTLSHAKGGCVAAGLLKIMPMYMMVMVGMISRVIFTDAVACTDPAECMKYCNTPVGCSNVAYPKLVLEIMPTGLRGLLLAVMMAALMSSLTSVFNSASTLFTCDLWKKIRKNATEWELMIVGRLFILFMVAVSIAWVPIVQASANGQLFDYIQAITSYLGPPIAVIFVMAVFWPRLNEPGAFWSLMCGLAVGLTRMIMDFAYGAPLCGEDEYRPEILYKVHYLYFAMILAAITALVAVVVSLVTPRIEPEHLLRLTWYSRYSKEPRLDLDTLTPDVQKKDDEVVETGFTNKAVLNDNDVAIHVDAKDDAAPTNSTSEASVKSTSIWRKAFNLFCGLDSSQKEQQAPPSTLTDISEKPLASWIVNFTGILMLCTMAFLFGYYA, via the exons ATGGCGACTACAGCCGCCACAGAAAGTTGGACGGCGACCACCGGAAGTTTTTTACCGACGCCCAATCTGGAAGCTGCCGATATAGCAGTGATTGCAGTATACTTTGCTTTCATCCTTGCCGTCGGAATTTGG GCTATGTGTCGAACAGATCGTAGCAATGTGAATGGTTTCTTTTTGGCGGGAAGAAGCATCACGTGGTTTCCGGTCGGAGCATCGTTGTTCAGCAGCAACATCGGAAGCGGTCATTTTGTGGGGCTCGCTGGAACTGGGGCCGCGGCAGGAATCGCTGTGGGAGCATTTGAATGGAAC GCAATGCTGACACTTTACTTCTTGGGGTGGATTTTCGCACCAATCTATATCGCTGCGGGTGTGGTCACCATGCCAGAGTACTTAAAGAAGAGGTTTGGAGGACAAAGAATTCAAGTTTATCTGTCGGTGCTTTCACTTCTGCTGTATATCTTCACAAAAGTCTCG GCCGATCTCTTCGCTGGAGCGATTTTCATACAAGAAGCACTCGGCTGGAATTTGTACGTTGCGATGATAATTCTCCTTGCTATTACCGCTCTTTACACAGTTACTGGAGGTCTGGCAGCAGTAATCTACACCGACACTGCGCAGACGTTTATTATGATAGCTGGTGCCTTTGTTATGATGATTTTGT CGTTTGAACGCATCGGTGGCTACGACGCTCTTGAAGTAGAATACATGAAAGCTGTACCATCCATTAGACCAAATAACACAGGATGTGGAATTCCTCGTCAAGACTCCTTCAACGTTTTAAGAGATCCCGTTACAGGAGACTTACCGTGGCCTGGGTTGACCTTCGGTCTGACTATCCTAGCAACTTGGTATTGGTGTACGGACCAG GTAATTGTACAGCGTACGCTAGCCGCCAAAACTTTATCCCACGCCAAGGGTGGTTGTGTGGCAGCCGGGCTTCTAAAGATCATGCCAATGTACATGATGGTCATGGTGGGAATGATAAGCAGGGTTATTTTCACAG ATGCGGTTGCGTGTACTGATCCGGCAGAATGCATGAAGTACTGTAACACACCTGTAGGGTGCTCAAATGTGGCTTACCCCAAACTGGTTCTAGAAATCATGCCAACAGGCTTACGGG GACTTTTGTTAGCTGTGATGATGGCGGCTCTGATGTCATCACTGACGTCAGTCTTCAACAGCGCGTCAACGCTCTTTACTTGCGATTTGTGGAAGAAGATAAGGAAGAATGCAACCGAGTGGGAGCTCATGATTGTTGGAAG ACTATTCATCCTCTTCATGGTTGCCGTGAGCATTGCTTGGGTTCCTATAGTCCAAGCCTCTGCAAACGGTCAACTCTTTGATTACATTCAAGCCATCACCAGCTACCTCGGGCCGCCCATCGCTGTTATATTTGTGATGGCAGTTTTCTGGCCAAGACTCAATGAACCG GGAGCGTTTTGGTCCCTCATGTGTGGACTGGCAGTCGGCTTAACCAGAATGATTATGGATTTTGCTTATGGAGCACCACTCTGTGGAGAAGATGAATATAGACCAGAGATCCTATACAAG GTGCACTACTTATACTTTGCCATGATTTTAGCAGCAATCACAGCGTTGGTGGCCGTTGTTGTCTCGCTGGTCACGCCTAGAATAGAACCGGAACAC CTCCTCAGGCTCACGTGGTACAGTCGGTATAGCAAAGAGCCACGACTTGATCTGGACACGCTGACACCGGATGTGCAGAAAAAAGATGACGAAGTG GTTGAAACGGGATTCACCAACAAGGCGGTCTTAAATGACAACGATGTCGCAATTCATGTTGATGCGAAAGATGATGCAGCTCCTACCAACAGTACCTCCGAAGCCTCAG TGAAAAGTACGAGCATATGGAGAAAAGCGTTTAACCTTTTCTGCGGCTTGGATAGCAGTCAGAAAGAGCAACAGGCGCCGCCATCTACCTTAACTGACATAAGCGAAAAGCCACTGGCAAGCTGGATTGTGAATTTCACTGGAATTCTTATGCTTTGCACAATGGCATTTCTTTTCGGTTATTACGCTTAA